Within Massilia endophytica, the genomic segment GCTGGCAGCGCCGGCGCACAGGAAATCATCAAGATCGGCCACGTTGCCCCTGTCTCCGGTCCTTCGGCCCACCTCGGCAAGGACAATGAAAACGGCGCCAAGATGGCGGTGGAAGAACTGAACGCCCGCCCCTTCAAGATCAACGGCAAGCCGGTCAAGTTCGTGCTGGTGCTGGAAGACGACGGCGGCGACCCGAAACAGGGCACCACCGTGGCCCAGAAGCTGGTGGACGCCAAAGTGAACGGCGTGATCGGCCACCTGAATTCGGGCACCACCGTTCCCGCCTCGAAGATCTACTTCGACGCCGGCATTCCCCAAATTTCCCCTTCGGCCACCAACCCGGTCTACACCAAGCAGAAGTTCAACACCACCTTCCGCGTGGTCGCCAACGACAACAAGCTGGGCGGCACCCTGGGCAAATACGCCGTGGAGAAGCTGAAGGCCAAGAAGATCGCCGTGATCGACGACCGCACGGCCTACGGCCAGGGCGTGGCGGGTGAATTCGTCAAGGGCGCCAAGGGCCCGGGCGTTTCGGTCGTGGACAAGCAGTTCACCACCGACAAGGCCACCGACTTCAACGCCATCCTCACCAGCATCAAGGCCAAGAACCCTGACCTGGTCTTCTTCGGCGGCATGGACTCCGTGGGCGGCCCGCTGCTGCGCCAGATGCGCGCGCTGGGCATCAAGGCCAAGTACATGGGCGGCGACGGCGTCTGCACCGAATCCCTGCCGAAGCTGTCCGGCGCCGCCGACGAAAGCGTGACCTGCGCCGAAGCGGGCGGCGTGACGCCGGACCTGCAGAAGAACATGGACGACTTCGTGGCGCGCTACAAGAAGAAGTACAACTCGGACGTGCAGCTGTACGCGCCGTACGTGTACGACGCCGTGATGACCATGGCCACCGCGATGGCGGACGCCAAGTCGGCCGAACCTGCCAAATACCTGCCTTACCTGGCCAAGGTGAAGTACCAGGGCATCACCGGCCCGATCTCCTTCGACCAGTACGGCGACGTGAAGGACGGCGCCCTGACCCTGTTCACCTACACGGGCGGCAAGAAGACGAAGATGGAAGTGGTGAAGTAAGCTTCACCGCGGGAATCGCAGGCCGTCCAGTTTGCGCGGACGGCCTTTATTTTTTGGAGAATACAATGCAAAGCAAGCTCATCCCTCTGGCCCTGGCCCTCGCCTTCGCAGGCAGCGCCGGTGCGCAGCAAGTGGTGAAGATCGGCCACGTGGCCGCGATCTCCGGCCCTTCCGCCCACCTGGGCAAGGACGACGAAAACGGCGCCCGCCTCGCCATCGAAGACCTGAATGCCAAAGGCTTCAAGATCGACGGAAAAGCCGTGAAATGGGTGCTGGTGCCGGAAGATGACGCCTCCGATCCGAAACAGGGTACGGCTGCCGCGCAGAAGCTGGTGGACGCAAGGGTGAACGGCGTGGTGGGCCACCAGAGCTCGGGCACCACCATTCCCGCCTCCAAGATCTATTACGACGCGGGCATTCCGCAGATTTCGGGCGCCGCGACCAATCCCGTCTACACCCACCAGGGCTTCAACACGGCCTTCCGCGTCGTGGCCAACGACAGCAAGCTGGGAAGCACGCTGGGCAAATACGCCGTGACCAAGCTGGGCGCCAAGCGCATCGCCGTGATCGACGACCGCACCGCCTACGGCCAGGGCGTGGCCAGCGAGTTCGCCAAGGCCGTCAAGGGGCCGGGCGTTTCCATCGTCGACAAACAGTTCACGAACGACAAGGCCACCGACTTCAACGCCATCCTCACCAGCATCAAGGCCAAGAATCCTGACCTGATCTTCTTCGGCGGCATGGACTCGGTAGGCGGCCCGCTCTTGCGCCAGATGAAGGCGCTGGGCATCAAGGCCAAATTCATGGGCGGCGACGGCATCTGCACGGAAGCGATGCCCAAGCTGGCCGGCAATGCGGACGACATCGTCACCTGCGCGGAAGCGGGCGGCGTGCTGGCAGGCCAGCAGAAGAACATGGACGAATTCGCGGCGCGCTTCAAGAAGCGCTTCGGGGTGGAGGTGCAGATCTACGCGCCCTACTACTACGATGCGGTGATGACGATGGCGACAGCCATGGCCAATGCCCGCTCCGCGGACCCCATCAAATACCTGCCCTACCTGGCGAAGGTGAAATACCAGGGCATTACCGGCCCTATTGCCTTCGACAACTACGGCGACATCAAGGACGGCGCGCTGACGCTCTTCACTTACAAGAACGGCAAGAAGACCCTGCTCGAAGTGGTCAAGTAAATAAAAAAGGGACAGCCGAGGCTGTCCCTTTTTGCTGGTGCTACAGAATTACTTCTGCGCCAGGATCCATTTCACCAGCGTATGCGCTTCGGCTTCGCTGACTTGCGGATTGGCGGGCATCGGGACTGCGCCCCACACGCCGGAGCCGCCCTTCATCACTTTTGCGACCAGCTTGGCTTCGGCGTCCTTCTGGCCCGCGTACTTGGCTGCCACATCCTTGTAAGCAGGGCCCACCAGCTTGTTGGCCACAGCGTGGCAAGCCATGCAATTCTTCGCCTTGGCCAGATCCGGATTCGCCATTGCAGCCTGCGAAGCAAACGCAGAGGCCAGCACCGCGACAACCATCAGGGAACGTTTCATCATTTTCTCCAAAGAAAAACCAAACTCATTCTACCGCGTTTCCAGAACGCAGGGAGAGGTGGCCGCGTTGACGATGGGGCGGCAAAAACCTCCCCATAAATCGTAATGTTTTGTAAGATGGGCGTTCAACAGGAGTTGCCCATGCCCATCATTATCATCATTGCAGCCTTGTGCGCGCTGCGCTACTTCGAAGTGTGGAAATTTGCCGAGCTGTCCTGGTGGTGGATAGTGGGGCTGATGGCGGCCGCCTTCATCTGGTTCGAGTTCCTCGAACCCATGCTGGGCCTGGACAAGCGCAAGGCCCACAACGAAGACGAAAAGCGCCGCCAGGCCCGCGTCGCCAAAAACTTCAACGACCCCAAGCGCAAATAAGCGCTCAAGCAGGTAGCTAGCGCTTGAGCTGGCTGAGGTCGCGGACGGCGCCGCGGTCGGCGCTGGTCGTGAGGGCGGCGTAGGCCTGCAGGGCCTGCGAGACGTAGCGCTCGCGCTTGACCGGCTGCCAGGCGTCCGCGCCTTTCGCTTCCATCGCGGCGCGGCGCGCGGCCAGCTCCGTATCGCCGATGCGCAGGCTGATCGTGCGCGCGGGGATGTCGATGTCGATCATGTCGCCTTCCTCCACCAGGCCGATGGCGCCGCCTTCCGCCGCTTCCGGCGAGGCGTGGCCGATGACGAGGCCCGAGGAGCCGCCGGAGAAGCGGCCGTCCGTCAGCAAGGCGCAGGCTTTGCCCAGGCCCTTGGACTTGATATAGGAAGTGGGGTAGAGCATCTCCTGCATGCCCGGCCCGCCCTTTGGACCTTCGTAGCGGATGATGACGACGTCGCCCGCCTGCACCGTGTCGCCCAGAATGCCTTCCACCGCCGCGTCCTGGCTTTCGAAGACGCGCGCCTTGCCGCTGAACTTCAGGATGCTTTCGTCCACGCCCGCCGTCTTCACGATGCAGCCCTTCTCCGCCAGGTTCCCGTACAGGACCGCCAGGCCGCCGTCCTTCGAATAGGCGTGCGCGATGTCGCGGATGCAGCCGCCGGCGCGGTCGATGTCGTTCGCTTCATAGCGCTCCGCCTGCGAGAAGGCGATCTGCGTGGGCACGCCGCCCGGCGCCGCGCGGAACAGCTTGTGCACTTCGGGGTCGTCGGCGCGCTTGATGTCGTAGTTTTCGATGGCCTCGCCCATGGTCCTGCTGTGGACCGTCGGCAGCGAGGTGTCGAGCAGGCCCGCACGCGCCAGTTCGCCCAGGATGGAGATGATGCCTCCAGCGCGGTGCACGTCCTCGATGTGGAACTTGTCCGTCATCGGCGCGACCTTGCACAGGCAGGGCACCTTGCGCGAGATGCGGTCGATGTCCTTCATGGTGAAGGGCACGCCCGCTTCGTGCGCCGCCGCCAGCAGGTGCAGCACCGTGTTGGTGGAGCCGCCCATCGACACGTCCAGCGCCATGGCGTTCTCGAAGGCCGCGAAGCTGGCGATGCTGCGCGGGAGCACCGAGGCGTCGTCCTGTTCGTAGTAGCGCTTGGCCAGGTCGACGATCAGGCGCCCGGCCTTCAGGAACAGTTCCTTGCGGTCTGCGTGGGTGGCGACGATGGTGCCGTTGCCGGGCAGGGAAAGGCCCAGCGCCTCGGTGAGGCAGTTCATGGAGTTCGCGGTGAACATGCCGGAGCAGGAGCCGCAGGTGGGGCAGGCCGAGCGCTCCACCTCCGCCACGTCCGCATCGGACACGTTCTTGTCGCCCGCCTTGATCATGGCGTCGATCAGGTCCAGCTTGATGACCTTCTGCGCCCCGCCATCGACCACCTTGAGCACCTTGCCCGCCTCCATCGGCCCGCCGGACACGAAGACCACGGGAATATTGAGGCGCATGGCCGCCATCAGCATGCCCGGGGTGATCTTGTCGCAGTTCGAGATGCAGACCATGGCGTCCGCGCAGTGCGCATTGACCATGTATTCCACGGAGTCGGCGATCAGGTCGCGCGAGGGCAGCGAGTAGAGCATGCCGCCGTGGCCCATGGCGATGCCGTCATCGACCGCGATGGTGTTGAATTCCTTGGCCACGCCGCCCGAGGCTTCGATCTCGCGCGCCACCAGCTGGCCCAGGTCCTTGAGGTGGACGTGGCCGGGAACGAACTGGGTGAAGGAATTCACCACGGCGATGATCGGCTTGTCGAAATCCCCGTCCTTCATGCCAGTCGCGCGCCACAGGGCGCGGGCGCCTGCCATATTGCGGCCTTGGGTCGTGGTACGTGAGCGGTATTCGGGCATGGCGGTCTCCTTCGGGTAAGGGCATCAGAGTGCCTTTCCCCGCAGAATATGTCAAATATATGATTTAATAGTCAGTGAGTCGAATTACATATCACAGGAAATGAGCGCCAACATAGAACTGCGCCAGCTGCGCTATTTCGTCACCGTGGCCGAGGAGCTGCATTTCGGCCGCGCCGCGAAACGCCTGCACATGACCCAGCCCCCGCTGTCGCAGACCATCCTGGCGCTGGAGGACCTGCTGGGCGCCTCCCTGTTCGACCGCAACCGGCGCGGCGTGGCGCTCACTCCCGCCGGGGAGGCCCTGCTGCCGGAGGCGCGCCGCCTGCTGGCCCAGGCCCAGGAACTGTCCGGCGTGGTGAAGCGGGCCGCCACGGGCGCCTCCGGCCGCCTGTCGCTGGCTTTCGTGTCCTCGGCCGACTACAGCGTGCTGCCGCCTTCCCTGCGCGCCTACCGCGCCGTCTATCCCCATGTGCAGATCCAGCTGCAGGAGGCGACCTCGGACCTGCAGCTGGAAGAGCTGCTGCACGGGCGCATCGATGCGGGCCTGCTGATCCCGCCCCTGCCGGAAAAAGCCAAGGCGGAGCTGGATTACATGCCGGTGCTGAACGAGCCGCTGATTCTCGCCTCGCCCGCGAACCTGCCGGAGCTGCATGGGCAGCACATGGTGAGCCTGCGCACCCTGCCGCCGCTGCCGCTCATTATCTTCCCGCGCGCGATTTCGCCCGGCCTGTACGACGCGGTGCTGTCCGTGTTCCGCGCCGCGGGCATGACGCCCGTGATCGGGCAGGAGGCGATCCAGATGCAGACCATCGTGAGCCTGGTGTCGGCTGGCATGGGCATCGCACTTGTGCCACAATCGGTCTCGAATTTGCGCCGGCCCGGCGTAGAATACCGCCCGCTGGCGCAGTCCACGCCGCTGGTCGAGACCGGCCTGGCCTGGCGCCGCGACAATGCCTCGCCCGTGCTGCGCGGCTTCCTAGAATTGATGCGAAAGAGACTCTGAATGCTGATTCATCCAATGCCCGATCCGGTGGCGCTGCACATCGGTCCCGTGGCGATCCATTGGTATGGCCTGATGTATGTGCTGGCCTTCGCGCTGTTCATCGCCCTCGGCCGCGTGCGCGTGAAGCAGCCGCATATCGCGAAGCTGGGCTGGAAGAACCAGGACCTGGATGACATGCTCTTTTACGGCATGCTGGGCGTGGTGATCGGCGGCCGCATGGGCGAAGTGCTGTTCTACCGCCTGCCCTACTTCGCCGCCAACCCGCTGGAGATCTTCATGGTCTGGCACGGCGGCATGTCCTTCCACGGCGGCTTTATCGGCGTGCTGGTTGCGATGTGGTTCTGGTCGCGCCGCGCGGGCCGCAACCTGCTGGATGTCTACGACTTCATCGCTCCCATGGTGCCGCTTGGCTATGCCTGCGGGCGCTTCGGCAATTTCATCAACGCCGAACTGCCCGGCCGCGTGGCCGATCCTTCCCTGCCCTGGGCCATGCTGTGGCCGGACACGCACTATCCCATCGGCGTGAACGCCGTCTTCCTGGAAGGCCTGCGCCATCCCTCGCCCATCTACCAGATGCTGGTGGACGGCCTGCTGGTCTTCGCCATTCTCTGGCTGTTCGCGCGCAAGGAGCGTCCGCAGCTGGCGGTGGGCGCCATGTATACGCTGCTGTATGGCTGCGCGCGTTTCTTCACCGAGTATTTCCGCACGCCGGACTGGGAGATCCACGTGGCGGGCCTGCCCGTCACTTCCGGCCAGGTGCTGTCCCTGCCCATGATCGTGGCCGGGATCGCGATGCTGGTGTGGTCCTACCGCCGCAAGGTGTACGGAGCGAGCCCGGTGCGCGCCTAGCGCGGCGCCAGCCCCATATCCTCCAGGCGCATCAGGATCTCGCCCTTGCGTTCGCGCTTGATGTCCAGCCAGTGCCGGTCTTCGATGGCGCCGATCAACGCATACAGCGCATTCAGGCTGGTGCCCGGAACCGTCGCCTTCAGGCGCGCATAGACTTCGTAGGGATCAGACGCCAGCAGGGCCTCCACGGTGTGGATGCCCACTTGCGCCAGCATGCCTTCGCTGCGCGGCCCGAGCCCTTTCAGGCTGCTGAAAGGCCGCGTCATGCCGCCTTGCCGATCAGCTTCAGGATGAAGCGCCACTCTTCCGGTTCCACCGGCATCACCGACAGGCGGCTGCCCTTGGCCAGCAGCCGCATGTTCTCCAGTTCGGGATGGCTGCGCAGCTCCTTCAGCTCCACGTAGCGCCCTTTCTTCACGGCCTTCACGTCGATGCCCGTCCAGCGGGGCTGCTCGGGCGTGGCCTTGGGATCGTAATAAGGACTCTTGGGATCGAACTGCGAGGCATCCGGATACGGCGCGCTCACGATCTCCGCCACGCCCGCCACGCCGGGCACCGCGCAGCTGGAGTGGTAAAACAGCACCCCGTCCCCGACCTTCATCTGGTCGCGGATGAAGTTGCGCGCCTGGTAGTTGCGCACGCCGTACCACGAGGTGGTCTGGCGCGGCGAGGCCAGCACGTCGTCGAAACTGACATCGTCCGGCTCCGATTTCATCAGCCAATACTGCATTGCGGGCTCCCCAAAATGGCGGTTCAGTAGAAACGGCTATGATACTCCGCACTGTTGAGGAAGCCTCCAATCATGTCCACATGGCTCATGCCCGCCTGGCTCAAACCGGTCCAGTAGGCCAGCCCGGCCGCCTCCGGCGTGCGATCGAGCAGGTCGACATACAGCGCCGTCACGGCGTTGGCAG encodes:
- a CDS encoding branched-chain amino acid ABC transporter substrate-binding protein, producing the protein MLFKTKFMPLAIALAFAGSAGAQEIIKIGHVAPVSGPSAHLGKDNENGAKMAVEELNARPFKINGKPVKFVLVLEDDGGDPKQGTTVAQKLVDAKVNGVIGHLNSGTTVPASKIYFDAGIPQISPSATNPVYTKQKFNTTFRVVANDNKLGGTLGKYAVEKLKAKKIAVIDDRTAYGQGVAGEFVKGAKGPGVSVVDKQFTTDKATDFNAILTSIKAKNPDLVFFGGMDSVGGPLLRQMRALGIKAKYMGGDGVCTESLPKLSGAADESVTCAEAGGVTPDLQKNMDDFVARYKKKYNSDVQLYAPYVYDAVMTMATAMADAKSAEPAKYLPYLAKVKYQGITGPISFDQYGDVKDGALTLFTYTGGKKTKMEVVK
- a CDS encoding branched-chain amino acid ABC transporter substrate-binding protein is translated as MQSKLIPLALALAFAGSAGAQQVVKIGHVAAISGPSAHLGKDDENGARLAIEDLNAKGFKIDGKAVKWVLVPEDDASDPKQGTAAAQKLVDARVNGVVGHQSSGTTIPASKIYYDAGIPQISGAATNPVYTHQGFNTAFRVVANDSKLGSTLGKYAVTKLGAKRIAVIDDRTAYGQGVASEFAKAVKGPGVSIVDKQFTNDKATDFNAILTSIKAKNPDLIFFGGMDSVGGPLLRQMKALGIKAKFMGGDGICTEAMPKLAGNADDIVTCAEAGGVLAGQQKNMDEFAARFKKRFGVEVQIYAPYYYDAVMTMATAMANARSADPIKYLPYLAKVKYQGITGPIAFDNYGDIKDGALTLFTYKNGKKTLLEVVK
- a CDS encoding c-type cytochrome; its protein translation is MKRSLMVVAVLASAFASQAAMANPDLAKAKNCMACHAVANKLVGPAYKDVAAKYAGQKDAEAKLVAKVMKGGSGVWGAVPMPANPQVSEAEAHTLVKWILAQK
- a CDS encoding TIGR04438 family Trp-rich protein, with the translated sequence MPIIIIIAALCALRYFEVWKFAELSWWWIVGLMAAAFIWFEFLEPMLGLDKRKAHNEDEKRRQARVAKNFNDPKRK
- the ilvD gene encoding dihydroxy-acid dehydratase; translated protein: MPEYRSRTTTQGRNMAGARALWRATGMKDGDFDKPIIAVVNSFTQFVPGHVHLKDLGQLVAREIEASGGVAKEFNTIAVDDGIAMGHGGMLYSLPSRDLIADSVEYMVNAHCADAMVCISNCDKITPGMLMAAMRLNIPVVFVSGGPMEAGKVLKVVDGGAQKVIKLDLIDAMIKAGDKNVSDADVAEVERSACPTCGSCSGMFTANSMNCLTEALGLSLPGNGTIVATHADRKELFLKAGRLIVDLAKRYYEQDDASVLPRSIASFAAFENAMALDVSMGGSTNTVLHLLAAAHEAGVPFTMKDIDRISRKVPCLCKVAPMTDKFHIEDVHRAGGIISILGELARAGLLDTSLPTVHSRTMGEAIENYDIKRADDPEVHKLFRAAPGGVPTQIAFSQAERYEANDIDRAGGCIRDIAHAYSKDGGLAVLYGNLAEKGCIVKTAGVDESILKFSGKARVFESQDAAVEGILGDTVQAGDVVIIRYEGPKGGPGMQEMLYPTSYIKSKGLGKACALLTDGRFSGGSSGLVIGHASPEAAEGGAIGLVEEGDMIDIDIPARTISLRIGDTELAARRAAMEAKGADAWQPVKRERYVSQALQAYAALTTSADRGAVRDLSQLKR
- a CDS encoding LysR family transcriptional regulator, translated to MSANIELRQLRYFVTVAEELHFGRAAKRLHMTQPPLSQTILALEDLLGASLFDRNRRGVALTPAGEALLPEARRLLAQAQELSGVVKRAATGASGRLSLAFVSSADYSVLPPSLRAYRAVYPHVQIQLQEATSDLQLEELLHGRIDAGLLIPPLPEKAKAELDYMPVLNEPLILASPANLPELHGQHMVSLRTLPPLPLIIFPRAISPGLYDAVLSVFRAAGMTPVIGQEAIQMQTIVSLVSAGMGIALVPQSVSNLRRPGVEYRPLAQSTPLVETGLAWRRDNASPVLRGFLELMRKRL
- the lgt gene encoding prolipoprotein diacylglyceryl transferase; translation: MLIHPMPDPVALHIGPVAIHWYGLMYVLAFALFIALGRVRVKQPHIAKLGWKNQDLDDMLFYGMLGVVIGGRMGEVLFYRLPYFAANPLEIFMVWHGGMSFHGGFIGVLVAMWFWSRRAGRNLLDVYDFIAPMVPLGYACGRFGNFINAELPGRVADPSLPWAMLWPDTHYPIGVNAVFLEGLRHPSPIYQMLVDGLLVFAILWLFARKERPQLAVGAMYTLLYGCARFFTEYFRTPDWEIHVAGLPVTSGQVLSLPMIVAGIAMLVWSYRRKVYGASPVRA
- a CDS encoding TfoX/Sxy family DNA transformation protein — encoded protein: MTRPFSSLKGLGPRSEGMLAQVGIHTVEALLASDPYEVYARLKATVPGTSLNALYALIGAIEDRHWLDIKRERKGEILMRLEDMGLAPR
- a CDS encoding EVE domain-containing protein, with amino-acid sequence MQYWLMKSEPDDVSFDDVLASPRQTTSWYGVRNYQARNFIRDQMKVGDGVLFYHSSCAVPGVAGVAEIVSAPYPDASQFDPKSPYYDPKATPEQPRWTGIDVKAVKKGRYVELKELRSHPELENMRLLAKGSRLSVMPVEPEEWRFILKLIGKAA